A single Populus alba chromosome 7, ASM523922v2, whole genome shotgun sequence DNA region contains:
- the LOC118043557 gene encoding FCS-Like Zinc finger 6, with translation MLLGKRPRGPMRRTASMTGITVDLPSNVDAGLSEPNSDNNDTLHVTAGPEEGSLDYHHNNNMVDAFDGGNTSGFLLHDQRLLDTMVSPRNHYRSSDSSDHFVEAAHFLRICGLCKRRLGPGKDLFMYRGDMAFCSQECREQQMKQDARKEKGNVMIASKNEDRHASASTTRSKSSRKSETLAAA, from the exons ATGTTACTAGGGAAGCGTCCAAGGGGACCCATGAGAAGAACGGCAAGCATGACTGGTATCACCGTTGATCTTCCTAGCAACGTGGACGCGGGCTTATCAGAGCCTAATTCCGATAATAATGATACCCTTCATGTAACTGCGGGACCAGAAGAAGGGTCTCTTGATTATCATCACAACAACAACATGGTGGATGCTTTTGATGGTGGCAATACTAGTGGATTCTTATTACATGATCAACGTTTATTGGACACCATGGTGTCACCAAGAAACCACTACAGGAGCAGTGACTCTAGTGATCATTTTGTGGAGGCTGCTCATTTCCTGAGGATTTGTGGACTTTGTAAACGCCGGTTGGGTCCTGGGAAAGACTTATTCATGTATAG GGGAGATATGGCATTTTGTAGTCAAGAGTGCAGAGAACAGCAGATGAAACAAGATgcgagaaaagaaaagggcaatGTTATGATAGCATCAAAGAACGAAGATCGTCATGCATCAGCATCCACAACAAGATCCAAGTCTTCTCGTAAAAGTGAAACTCTGGCTGCTGCTTGA